In Stutzerimonas stutzeri, a genomic segment contains:
- a CDS encoding DUF1656 domain-containing protein — MTGQLNVYGVYVPVLLVMMLIAYLLKNLLGMVLTKLGLYRWVWHPPLFNLALYVMVLGALFTFTPGIEL, encoded by the coding sequence ATGACCGGTCAACTGAACGTTTATGGCGTCTATGTTCCCGTGCTGCTGGTGATGATGCTCATCGCCTACCTGCTTAAGAACCTGCTCGGCATGGTCCTGACAAAGTTGGGTCTGTATCGCTGGGTCTGGCATCCGCCGCTGTTCAACCTTGCCCTGTACGTCATGGTGCTGGGCGCCCTGTTCACGTTTACACCGGGAATCGAGCTATGA
- a CDS encoding efflux RND transporter periplasmic adaptor subunit produces the protein MKKWIPATGSVVLTLLAVAIACVVSLHLWEYYMNSPWTRDGHVHADIIQVAPDVSGLVTELHVRDNQQVSRGQVLFVIDQARFELAVDEAEATVLERRALLDQARREAKRNRVLKDLIAAETVEIGDTQVKRAEAALKTAEAALGVARLDLQRTTVRSPVDGYLSDQTMRVGDYVRTGTPMLSIVDTRSLRVEGYFEETKLHAIEIGQPVDIRIMGESQHLHGHVQSIAAGIEDRDRARGNSLLPNINPSFNWVRLAQRIPVRVVLDENQKTDIRLVIGRTATLSVQPWSSADAAGSAAL, from the coding sequence ATGAAGAAATGGATACCCGCCACCGGCTCAGTGGTGCTGACTTTGCTCGCCGTAGCCATCGCCTGCGTCGTAAGCCTGCACCTCTGGGAGTACTACATGAATTCGCCCTGGACCCGCGACGGCCATGTTCATGCCGACATCATCCAAGTTGCGCCCGATGTGTCCGGGCTGGTCACCGAACTGCACGTGCGGGACAACCAGCAGGTCAGCCGCGGCCAGGTCCTGTTCGTGATCGATCAGGCACGCTTTGAATTGGCCGTCGACGAAGCCGAAGCGACGGTCCTAGAGCGCCGAGCACTGCTTGATCAGGCGCGTCGGGAGGCCAAGCGCAACCGTGTATTGAAGGACCTGATCGCCGCGGAAACCGTGGAAATCGGTGACACCCAGGTTAAACGTGCCGAAGCAGCACTGAAAACCGCCGAAGCCGCCCTCGGCGTGGCCCGTCTCGACCTCCAACGCACCACTGTGCGCAGCCCGGTGGACGGCTACCTCAGCGACCAGACCATGCGGGTTGGGGATTACGTCAGAACCGGGACGCCCATGTTGTCGATCGTCGATACCCGCTCGCTGCGCGTCGAAGGCTACTTCGAAGAAACCAAACTGCACGCCATTGAGATCGGCCAACCGGTCGACATTCGGATCATGGGCGAATCGCAGCACCTGCACGGCCATGTCCAGAGCATCGCTGCTGGCATTGAGGACCGCGACCGCGCACGCGGTAATTCGCTGCTGCCGAATATCAATCCGAGCTTCAACTGGGTGCGCCTGGCCCAGCGGATTCCAGTGCGTGTGGTTCTGGACGAGAATCAGAAAACCGATATCCGACTGGTCATCGGCCGCACCGCGACATTATCGGTGCAGCCCTGGTCATCCGCCGACGCGGCAGGCTCGGCAGCCCTATGA
- a CDS encoding efflux transporter outer membrane subunit, translated as MSRQSLIAVLVLAGTLNACTTVGPDYRMPEDAVIQRAEVQAPFDLAGNAQVQQAELPDDWWTLYEDSMLNRLVSEALAGNTDVRLAYHNLRRAYEGFQMAHHAQEVEAGAAGSLARGQLSSESLALQEKIPVMNLADAGLSVGYQLDLFGKLKRAAESAGASADASAAALDSARITVVAQVVRNYVAACHASAELAIAERSLDIQRRQLNVAMRLLNGGRGNEVDVARARAQVEALRAELPPFESKKSAALYQIAALLGRAPGDLPEAVAACDHAPQLTHPVPVGDGATLLKRRPDIRAAERMLAAATADIGVATAMMYPQIDLGASAGYTGMLEHITDPITRRWAFGPSIAWHIPTQVDRARVRTVEAGADAALARFDGVVLNALRETQTLLARYADDLRRNRALRDSRDAASHAADHTRRLYKEGRLAYLDSLDTERTLASAESTLAASEARLSQDQVDLFLALGGGWQSPAAREQTVKTM; from the coding sequence ATGAGCCGTCAAAGCCTGATCGCCGTGCTGGTCTTGGCCGGCACCCTGAACGCCTGTACCACCGTCGGCCCCGACTATCGGATGCCTGAGGATGCCGTGATTCAGCGTGCCGAAGTTCAGGCGCCGTTCGATCTCGCGGGCAACGCGCAGGTCCAGCAAGCCGAGCTGCCGGACGATTGGTGGACGCTATATGAAGACTCCATGCTCAACCGCCTGGTGAGCGAGGCGCTGGCTGGCAACACTGACGTTCGACTTGCCTATCACAACCTCCGACGCGCCTATGAAGGCTTTCAGATGGCTCATCACGCCCAGGAGGTCGAGGCGGGTGCCGCCGGCTCGCTCGCCCGTGGTCAGCTGTCCAGCGAATCACTGGCGCTGCAGGAAAAAATCCCGGTGATGAATCTCGCTGACGCAGGGCTTTCGGTCGGCTATCAGCTAGACCTGTTCGGCAAGCTCAAACGCGCCGCTGAATCAGCCGGCGCCAGTGCCGACGCCAGCGCAGCGGCGCTGGACTCCGCTCGCATTACCGTAGTGGCTCAGGTCGTGCGCAACTATGTCGCGGCCTGCCATGCGAGTGCAGAGCTGGCTATCGCCGAGCGGTCGCTGGACATTCAGCGCCGTCAACTGAATGTGGCCATGCGCCTGTTGAACGGTGGACGTGGCAATGAAGTGGACGTCGCTCGCGCACGGGCGCAGGTCGAAGCGTTGCGTGCCGAATTGCCGCCGTTCGAATCGAAGAAATCCGCAGCGCTGTACCAGATTGCCGCCCTGCTTGGCCGAGCGCCGGGCGATCTGCCAGAAGCGGTCGCCGCCTGCGATCACGCGCCGCAACTAACTCATCCGGTCCCGGTTGGCGATGGCGCCACGCTGCTCAAACGCCGTCCCGACATTCGCGCGGCGGAACGCATGCTCGCTGCGGCCACCGCAGACATCGGTGTCGCCACGGCGATGATGTACCCACAGATCGATCTCGGCGCTTCGGCCGGCTACACCGGCATGCTTGAACATATCACCGACCCCATCACTCGCCGTTGGGCGTTCGGGCCGTCCATTGCCTGGCACATCCCAACGCAAGTCGACCGCGCCCGTGTACGCACCGTGGAAGCCGGGGCCGACGCCGCCCTTGCCCGCTTCGACGGCGTGGTCCTTAACGCCCTGCGTGAAACCCAGACGCTGTTGGCGCGGTACGCCGACGATCTGCGTCGCAACCGCGCCCTGCGTGATTCCCGCGACGCCGCGAGCCACGCTGCGGATCACACCCGCCGGCTATATAAGGAAGGCCGGTTGGCCTATCTCGACAGCCTCGATACCGAGCGCACCCTGGCCAGCGCGGAGTCGACGCTGGCCGCTTCCGAAGCCCGCTTGTCACAGGATCAGGTCGACCTGTTTCTTGCGTTGGGTGGCGGCTGGCAGAGCCCTGCTGCTCGTGAGCAAACCGTTAAGACGATGTGA
- a CDS encoding LysR family transcriptional regulator: MDILHAMRTFVRVVDAGSFTAAAQQFDTSTAQVSRLVSELENHLQARLLHRTTRRLALTEAGQRYLEQSREILGQVELARVEASGAHLVPRGRLRVHSTIGLGIQLLATLAGHYNTTYPDVNLDLVLSQRQPDLLEDNLDVVITLSRELPNSELIAQKLGTVFHVVCASPIYLRQHGAPKVPADLKQHRCLRLADPVFADSWSFVGNGTEQTILPGETFKVNVAEAMSSAAEAGMGICLLPDYVAVPALQRGSLVRLLPQFRLQEKSIYALYPSRRFLDAKIKTWVEFLKQELPHAFFGYHQVLQNPEYWA, translated from the coding sequence ATGGACATTCTTCACGCGATGCGGACCTTTGTGCGGGTTGTCGACGCCGGCAGCTTCACGGCGGCGGCGCAGCAATTCGATACCTCCACCGCGCAGGTTTCCCGGCTGGTGTCAGAGCTGGAGAACCACCTGCAAGCTCGCCTGCTGCACCGCACCACCCGACGCCTGGCTCTCACCGAGGCGGGACAGCGTTATCTCGAGCAAAGCCGTGAAATCCTCGGGCAAGTGGAACTGGCTCGGGTCGAGGCCAGTGGCGCGCATCTGGTACCCAGGGGCCGGCTGCGGGTGCACTCGACCATCGGTCTGGGCATCCAGCTGCTGGCGACGCTGGCCGGCCACTACAACACCACCTATCCGGATGTGAACCTGGACCTGGTTCTGTCTCAGCGACAGCCCGACCTGCTGGAAGACAACCTCGACGTGGTCATCACGCTGTCGCGCGAGCTGCCGAATTCTGAACTGATCGCGCAAAAGCTGGGCACGGTGTTCCATGTCGTCTGCGCCTCGCCGATCTACCTCAGGCAGCACGGTGCGCCGAAGGTACCGGCCGACCTTAAACAACATCGCTGTCTGCGCCTCGCTGATCCGGTGTTCGCCGACAGCTGGAGCTTCGTTGGCAACGGTACCGAACAGACGATCCTGCCAGGCGAAACCTTCAAGGTAAATGTGGCCGAAGCCATGAGCAGTGCGGCCGAGGCAGGAATGGGCATCTGCCTGTTGCCGGACTACGTGGCAGTGCCCGCCCTGCAGCGCGGCTCTCTGGTGCGGTTGCTGCCGCAGTTCCGCTTGCAGGAAAAGTCCATTTACGCGCTTTATCCTTCGCGTCGCTTCCTCGATGCCAAAATCAAGACCTGGGTCGAATTCCTGAAACAGGAGCTGCCACACGCCTTCTTTGGCTATCACCAGGTACTGCAAAACCCCGAATACTGGGCCTGA
- a CDS encoding DUF2790 domain-containing protein, which yields MKNLFWIAGLSLFAQLATAAPQATHYQYGDDLDIAKVISMDVPNGGCAVVEAKMTYLDSKGETHVMSYLRQGADCIDH from the coding sequence ATGAAAAATCTGTTCTGGATTGCCGGCTTGTCCCTGTTCGCTCAACTGGCCACGGCCGCCCCGCAGGCCACGCATTATCAATACGGCGACGATCTCGACATTGCTAAGGTGATTTCGATGGACGTGCCGAACGGCGGCTGCGCGGTGGTCGAAGCCAAGATGACCTACCTCGATTCCAAGGGTGAAACCCACGTGATGAGCTACCTGCGCCAAGGCGCCGACTGCATCGATCACTGA
- the ligD gene encoding DNA ligase D: MALDEYNRKRDFAATPEPGGESKTKGKRGASHALQYCIQKHDASRLHYDFRLELDGTLKSWAVPKGPSLDPKSRRLAVHVEDHPLDYATFEGTIPAGHYGAGDVIVWDRGVWIPQGDPEEGYRKGKLKFTLEGEKLSGTWNLVRTRMDGGKEQWFLIKSNDDAARPEQEYDVVKEQPDSVLSDRTLIPRKRGKAKLETDAKPVKAPAARTRTKTTHTALSGACSAPIPDTIKPQLATLVDSVPDGDWRYEIKFDGYRIMARIESGKVQLFTRNGHDWTAKMPQQAEALAALGLESAWLDGEVVVPNEDGTPDFQALQNAFEVGRSGTIVYYLFDMPYLNGMDLREVPLEQRRAALEQLFQKNDSELLRFSADFTEEPESVLESACQMKLEGLIGKRAGSTYVSKRSNSWVKIKCKNRQEFVIVGFTDPKGSRSGFGALLLGLHNEEGELHYAGKVGTGFNQVTLKSLHAKLKPLEIDKSPLAKAPPAADVRGAHWLEPKLMCEVAYAEMTRQGVIRHSVFHGLRSDKPAEAITQERPAKADKAATSHQPKSSTTKNTAGKIKISNPERIIDKSIGATKMELARFYAEVAPWALPQLRHRPLALVRAPEGIDGELFFQKHTEKLSIPHITQLDTALFPDHAALMTIDTPEALVSAAQMGTIELHTWNAVAPVLDHPDRFVLDLDPDPALPWKRMIEATQLTQTLLDEIGLQSFLKTSGGKGLHILVPLEPVHGWSEVKAFSQAIAQYMAKLLPQHFSAVSGPKNRVGRIFIDYLRNSQGASTVAAYSVRAREGLGVSVPIHRDELAELKGANLWTIRNLMPRLEEQGDDDPWTGINETGQRITADMRERLGMK, encoded by the coding sequence ATGGCCCTCGATGAATACAACCGAAAGCGAGATTTCGCCGCGACACCCGAACCTGGTGGAGAGTCGAAGACGAAGGGCAAGCGCGGCGCCAGCCACGCACTGCAATACTGCATCCAGAAGCACGATGCGAGCCGCTTGCATTACGATTTCCGGCTTGAACTCGACGGCACGCTGAAAAGCTGGGCGGTGCCCAAGGGGCCATCACTGGACCCCAAATCGCGCCGACTGGCCGTACACGTCGAAGACCATCCGCTGGATTACGCGACCTTTGAGGGCACCATTCCGGCAGGTCATTACGGTGCGGGTGATGTGATCGTGTGGGACCGAGGGGTCTGGATTCCACAGGGGGATCCAGAGGAGGGCTATCGCAAGGGCAAACTTAAATTCACGCTGGAAGGGGAAAAGCTCAGCGGCACTTGGAATTTGGTGCGCACCCGCATGGACGGCGGCAAGGAACAGTGGTTTCTGATCAAATCAAACGACGACGCGGCGCGGCCCGAGCAGGAATACGACGTCGTCAAGGAGCAGCCCGACAGCGTGCTCAGCGACCGCACACTGATTCCGCGCAAGCGCGGCAAGGCGAAGCTCGAAACCGACGCCAAGCCGGTCAAGGCGCCCGCCGCACGAACGCGCACGAAGACGACGCACACCGCCCTGTCGGGAGCTTGTTCCGCACCCATACCCGACACCATCAAACCGCAGCTGGCCACGCTGGTCGATTCGGTGCCCGACGGTGATTGGCGTTATGAGATCAAGTTCGACGGCTACCGGATCATGGCCAGGATCGAATCCGGCAAGGTGCAGCTGTTCACTCGCAACGGCCACGACTGGACGGCCAAGATGCCGCAGCAAGCCGAAGCCCTGGCCGCGCTCGGGTTGGAATCGGCCTGGCTGGACGGCGAAGTGGTGGTGCCCAACGAGGACGGCACGCCCGATTTCCAGGCGCTGCAGAACGCCTTCGAGGTCGGGCGCAGCGGAACCATCGTCTACTACCTGTTCGATATGCCGTACCTGAACGGCATGGATCTACGCGAAGTTCCTCTGGAACAGCGTCGAGCGGCGCTGGAACAGCTATTCCAGAAGAACGACAGCGAGCTGCTGCGGTTTTCCGCCGATTTCACAGAGGAACCGGAAAGCGTGCTGGAGAGCGCCTGCCAGATGAAGCTCGAAGGCCTGATTGGCAAACGCGCCGGCAGCACTTACGTCTCCAAACGCAGCAACAGCTGGGTGAAGATCAAGTGCAAGAATCGCCAGGAGTTCGTCATTGTCGGTTTCACCGACCCCAAGGGCTCGCGCAGTGGTTTCGGTGCCTTGTTGCTGGGGCTGCATAACGAAGAAGGCGAATTGCACTACGCGGGCAAGGTGGGCACCGGTTTCAACCAGGTCACGCTAAAGAGCCTTCACGCCAAGCTCAAACCACTGGAAATCGACAAGAGCCCCCTGGCCAAGGCACCACCCGCTGCGGATGTGCGGGGCGCGCATTGGCTCGAGCCGAAGCTGATGTGTGAAGTCGCTTACGCGGAAATGACCCGGCAGGGTGTGATTCGCCATTCGGTATTTCACGGGCTGCGTTCCGACAAGCCCGCTGAAGCCATCACTCAAGAACGCCCGGCGAAGGCAGATAAGGCGGCGACGTCACACCAGCCCAAGAGCAGCACGACGAAGAACACCGCCGGCAAGATCAAGATCTCGAATCCAGAGCGCATCATCGATAAATCCATTGGCGCGACCAAGATGGAGCTGGCGCGCTTCTACGCCGAGGTGGCGCCCTGGGCGCTGCCGCAACTGCGCCATAGGCCGCTGGCGCTGGTGAGGGCGCCGGAAGGCATCGATGGCGAGCTGTTCTTCCAGAAACACACCGAGAAACTGAGCATCCCGCACATTACCCAGCTGGACACCGCGCTATTCCCCGATCATGCCGCGCTGATGACCATCGACACGCCGGAGGCGTTGGTCAGCGCCGCCCAGATGGGCACCATCGAACTGCACACCTGGAATGCGGTGGCGCCGGTGCTCGATCATCCGGATCGGTTCGTTCTGGACCTGGACCCCGACCCGGCGCTGCCATGGAAACGCATGATCGAAGCCACCCAGCTGACCCAGACCCTGCTGGACGAAATCGGTCTGCAATCCTTCCTCAAGACCAGCGGCGGCAAGGGCCTGCACATTCTGGTGCCGCTCGAACCGGTGCATGGTTGGAGCGAGGTGAAGGCGTTCAGCCAAGCCATCGCGCAATACATGGCGAAGCTGTTGCCGCAGCATTTCTCTGCGGTGAGCGGGCCAAAGAACCGCGTTGGGCGAATTTTCATCGACTATCTGCGCAACAGTCAGGGCGCCAGTACCGTTGCCGCGTACTCGGTACGAGCACGTGAGGGGCTGGGGGTCTCAGTGCCGATTCACCGTGACGAGCTCGCCGAGCTCAAGGGGGCGAATCTCTGGACCATCCGCAATCTCATGCCACGGCTGGAAGAGCAGGGCGATGACGACCCCTGGACCGGCATCAACGAGACGGGGCAACGAATTACTGCGGACATGCGCGAGCGGCTGGGGATGAAATAG
- a CDS encoding DUF1652 domain-containing protein — translation MASRLPLLTIENILRNYLHPFHCDCHAQQDSRVTVRLYEEHLDGEELTVFGITDDQCRDAANLVRLAQELRFELYATRGGLMNASLPAKVAER, via the coding sequence ATGGCTTCACGTCTGCCCCTGTTGACGATCGAAAACATCCTTCGCAACTACCTTCATCCCTTCCACTGCGACTGCCATGCGCAGCAGGACAGCCGAGTCACCGTTCGCCTCTATGAGGAGCATCTGGACGGTGAGGAGCTGACCGTGTTCGGCATCACGGACGATCAATGCCGCGACGCGGCGAATCTGGTGCGGCTGGCCCAAGAGCTGCGCTTCGAGCTTTACGCCACCCGGGGCGGACTGATGAACGCTTCGCTTCCGGCAAAAGTCGCCGAGCGGTAG
- a CDS encoding ferritin-like domain-containing protein produces the protein MQSAQTGSDVRVERLIEWLRDAHAMEAQAESMLTKQAGRIEHYPELKARIEQHITETQNQAKLIEGCLQRYDKSYSGFKDLGGKMMAMGQAMGGMMVNDEIVKGAQMGYVFENLEIASYEILIAAAKAIGDTETAETCTRILAEEVAMAEWMRSHLAELTQAYLTRSQAPNTEAKR, from the coding sequence ATGCAAAGTGCACAAACTGGTAGTGATGTCCGCGTCGAACGTTTGATCGAGTGGTTGCGTGATGCTCACGCGATGGAAGCGCAGGCCGAGTCCATGCTTACCAAGCAGGCCGGCCGTATCGAGCACTATCCCGAGCTGAAGGCGCGTATCGAGCAGCACATCACCGAGACTCAGAATCAGGCCAAGTTGATCGAAGGCTGTCTACAGCGGTACGACAAATCCTACTCGGGCTTCAAGGATCTGGGCGGCAAGATGATGGCGATGGGGCAAGCCATGGGCGGCATGATGGTCAATGACGAAATCGTCAAAGGCGCTCAGATGGGCTACGTCTTCGAGAATCTCGAAATTGCGTCTTACGAAATTCTGATCGCAGCTGCCAAGGCCATCGGCGATACCGAGACTGCAGAAACCTGCACCCGCATCCTGGCTGAAGAGGTCGCCATGGCCGAATGGATGCGCAGCCACCTGGCTGAGCTCACTCAGGCCTATCTGACTCGCTCACAAGCTCCGAACACCGAGGCCAAACGCTGA
- a CDS encoding mechanosensitive ion channel family protein, with translation MQWEAYITEPALRTVLAAASVVVLLSVFSRVLTAVMLRLGRSFLFTKAVSEQLEKPIRLLLPLLGLQAVLAAASDELALMDAARRITTLLIIGCFTWLALRLLRGVEHAVRLKNPVDVTDNLRARQIQTQSRVLLRTLGFFILLIGAAGMLMTFPAARQFGASLLASAGLAGLAVGFAARPVLANLIAGIQIAITQPIRMDDVVIVENEWGRIEEITGTYVIVRIWDDRRLVVPLQYFIEKPFQNWTRRNSSIIGSVFFWVDYSLPLEPLREELRRLCQEVPELWDGRVIVLQVTDTSEKSIQLRVLVSSPDSSRNWDLRCHLRENLIGFIQRKYPHSLPQLRADLSVGHKPSVDHSVPERVEPERQPPV, from the coding sequence CTGCAATGGGAAGCCTATATAACCGAACCTGCCCTGCGCACTGTGCTGGCGGCTGCTTCCGTCGTAGTGCTGTTGAGCGTATTCAGCCGTGTACTGACCGCTGTGATGTTGCGACTGGGGCGAAGCTTTCTGTTCACCAAGGCCGTCTCCGAGCAGCTGGAAAAGCCCATTCGGTTGCTGTTACCGCTGCTGGGTCTGCAGGCCGTGCTGGCAGCCGCCAGTGATGAACTGGCGTTGATGGACGCGGCGCGGCGAATCACCACGCTATTGATCATCGGCTGCTTCACCTGGCTGGCCTTGCGCCTGCTACGCGGCGTGGAGCACGCCGTGCGATTGAAGAACCCGGTAGACGTCACCGATAACCTGCGCGCCCGGCAGATTCAGACGCAATCACGGGTGCTGCTGCGCACACTGGGCTTTTTCATTCTGCTGATTGGCGCCGCAGGCATGCTCATGACTTTTCCCGCCGCACGCCAATTTGGTGCCAGCTTGCTGGCCTCCGCGGGCCTGGCCGGGCTTGCAGTCGGTTTCGCCGCGAGACCGGTGCTGGCCAACCTGATCGCCGGCATTCAGATCGCGATCACCCAACCCATTCGCATGGATGACGTGGTGATCGTCGAGAACGAATGGGGCCGTATCGAGGAGATCACCGGCACCTACGTCATCGTGCGGATCTGGGACGATCGTCGGCTGGTGGTACCGCTGCAGTACTTCATTGAGAAGCCATTCCAGAACTGGACGCGGCGTAACTCCAGCATCATCGGATCAGTGTTTTTCTGGGTCGACTACTCGCTGCCGCTGGAGCCATTGCGCGAGGAATTACGGCGGCTCTGCCAAGAGGTACCGGAGCTCTGGGATGGGCGCGTCATCGTATTGCAGGTAACCGATACCAGTGAGAAATCCATCCAGTTGCGGGTGCTGGTCAGTTCGCCGGACTCCTCGCGCAACTGGGATTTGCGCTGTCATCTGCGCGAGAACCTCATCGGCTTCATCCAGCGCAAATACCCTCATAGCCTGCCGCAGCTGCGCGCCGATCTGAGCGTTGGGCACAAGCCCAGCGTGGATCATTCGGTGCCGGAACGCGTGGAACCCGAGCGCCAGCCTCCGGTGTGA
- a CDS encoding CinA family protein, translating into MRDLAEIVQFFSDKQMKLTTAESCTCGLMASLLGDIPGCGKVLDSGFVVYSPKAKNRLLHVSFETIETFGLTSEEVATEMAIGALNASVADLAIANTGVADDGEEDPGGTQCYAFALMQGERQVSISETVQFEGDRVAIRKQAARYGLEQLPSKYEQLLRKLREHE; encoded by the coding sequence ATGCGAGACCTTGCTGAAATCGTGCAGTTTTTTAGCGACAAACAAATGAAATTGACCACTGCCGAATCCTGTACCTGTGGCCTGATGGCCTCGTTGTTAGGCGACATTCCTGGCTGCGGTAAGGTGCTCGATAGCGGTTTCGTCGTGTATTCACCGAAGGCGAAGAATCGGCTGCTTCACGTCAGTTTCGAAACCATCGAGACCTTTGGCCTGACCAGCGAAGAAGTCGCCACCGAGATGGCGATCGGCGCACTGAATGCCAGCGTCGCGGACCTTGCGATTGCCAACACCGGAGTGGCCGACGACGGAGAAGAAGATCCAGGCGGCACTCAGTGCTACGCCTTTGCGCTGATGCAAGGCGAACGCCAAGTGAGCATCAGCGAGACGGTTCAGTTCGAAGGCGATCGGGTGGCGATTCGCAAACAGGCTGCGCGTTACGGGCTAGAGCAGTTGCCAAGCAAATACGAGCAATTGCTGCGCAAGCTGCGTGAGCATGAATGA